CCTTCCTTTTGGTACACCTGGGTGGACCAGACACTATCACTGCTTTTGCCCTTGAGGATAATGAGCTCTGGCTTAGGCACTTATTCAGCCTCCTCATCCAAGTTCTTGTTACTGTTTATGTCTTCTTGCTCACACTTCCTAAAAACAAGGTATGGATCCCAACAATCCTCATGTTTCTGGCAGGAATTATTAAGTATTGTGAACGGACACGTGCATTGTTTCTTGCAAGCTTGGATAAGTTCCGAGAATCCATGCTTAAAGCACCTGATCCGGGGCCCAACTATGCCAAGCTTATGGAGGAATATACTTCAAAGAAAGATGCCGGACTACCAATTCGGATAGAAATGACACCAGAGCCTGGTAAAAACTCAAAGCCTGAAGATTCTACGTGTGAAAATCAAAATCCTGACAATCTAGAGGAACTTGAGGTGGTGAAACATGCTTACAACTACTTTAAAACATTCAAGGGACTAATCGTTGAGCTTATCTTCAGCTTCCGTGAGCGCAATGAAAGCCGAGAATTTTTCCGAAAGAGAACTGCAGAAGATGCGCTTAAAATAATAGATTTAGAACTCAACTTCATCTATGAAGCTCTCTTTACCAAGGTGGTTGTGGTGCATAGCTTAATGGGATACATATTCCGGTTTATATCCACTTTTTCAGTTGTGACGGCCTCTGGAATCTTCTTTAAAATGAACAAGGATGGTTTCAAGAAGTTTGATGTCATTGTTAGCTACACTTTGCTAGTTGGTGCCATTTGCCTGGATCTAATTTCTCTCTTCATGCTCTTTTCCTCTAATTGGACTATAGCTGCTACCGATTTCAACAAGCCACTGGGAGTTTTATTTAAGTGGTCTGCCCAAAAATATCTTGAGTTAAAGAAGATAAGGTGGTCTAAGTCTATATCTGAGGACTCCGAGGACGACGATGAAGTATTGGCTACTTATAAACTGTTTCGCAGGTGGTCTGAATCCGTGTCAAGTTTTAAGCTGATAAGTTATTGCCTCAGGCTATGTCCACATGAAATCGAAAAGAATCTTAACCTTAAACAGAAAGCCCTTCTTTATTTGCGCTTAatctttgagtgtttttggcCTTGTATTGAaaaaatcattgattttttgGGCACTAAAGAGTTTGTAACTCAGTTGATGTATGTAGAAAGCCACCAATTCCATAAAAAGCTATGGAAATTTATCTTTGAAGAGCTGAAAGAGAAATCAGGAGATGCTGGTGATGCGGAAACTACCAAGAAGATATGCTCAGCTAGAGGTGCTTATGTTATCCGAAAAGGCTATCAAAAGATAGCAGAGAACTATATTGAAAATGTTACTTTTGATGAGAGCCTTCTGTTGTGGCATGTTGCTACTGAACTTTGCTATCATACAGAGGAAGAAGATTGCCGCCATGACCGTGAAGTCAGCAAGATCCTCTCAGATTACATGATATATCTTTTGGTGATGCAGCCTACTATGATGTCCGCTGTGGCTGGTGTAGGGCAAATAAGATTTCGGGATACCTGTGCTGAAGCTGAAAAATTCTTTAACAGAAGGGGTTTAAATCGAAAGGATGTAATGCGAGGCTGTAAAGAAATCCTTGATGTGAACACAAAAGTTAAGCCTGTTCATGTAAAGGGAGATAGAAGCAAATCTGTATTGTTTGATGCATGTATGCTGGCCAAAGAGCTGAAAAAACTGAACAAGGACAAATGGAAGATAATGAGCAAAGTATGGGTGGAAATGTTGTCCTATGCCGCTACTCATTGCAGAGCAGCTACCCATGCACAACAAGTAAGTAAAGGCGGACAGCTTATatcttttgtttggttactcATGGCTCATTTCGGCCTGGATGACCGGTTCCAAATCAATGAGGGCCATGCTAGGGCAAAACTGATTGTGGGTACGTAGTTGAATCAGCAGTGTTCTATTGGTCTTGTTAATTATATGTTAGAAATAAAATGGATTGTTCcattatgtgaattttttttttcttgagtcaGGGTTTAATTAATTAAGCGTTGTATTGGGCTTGTTATCACtgctttgttcttctttttgctttttatttttctttgtcgTGAGTTATCAGTGAGAAATAAAGCTGATTTTACCATTATAGTGTGAAACTGATGTACGGTACTTACATTGTCAACCCATAAATGTCTGCAACTGCAGCAACCATGTCCTAAACCGCAGCTCGAACCACATTGCCGGACACGGTAGCGGGGCGTGCTTTTAAAAttcctctttatttatttttatttttattttaattatttattgtgaGGGTTAATTAAATCATTCTATCATATGGTCCTACAATTTGGGTAGGTTTCCAAGTAAACCATAGATTtatgaaaatttcaattaaaatcatAAACTTTCTAATCCATTTCAATTTGCCCCTATGTGAGTTATAATTAACAAAAAGCAATGAAAATTCATATAAGTTGCAACCAAAATTCATATTGCCAAGTCAATAAAATCAAAGACTTAACAATCTCTTGATCTAGTTAACTATCTCAGCAAACTCTTGAATTGAAATATTTGACAGATTCACTTTCTTTCATTGCCAAATTGTCAAAGTCTCTCTACAAATAAAGTTTAACGGAGATAACTTTATTTGAGCCTTGAAACTCCTTTTGTAAAATCTCCCGTGCATATTTtgcttttttaatataaaaaaattccagaATATTAGATTTGCTTGCCCCTTAATGAATGATCCTGAAGGggtagcatttttcttcaagctcTCCTTATACGTCTTTAGttctcttgattttcttttgatttgcaTCAATCCAGGATGAGTTCCCGGTTGCAGGTGATTTTTGGAAACCATCTTCAATCAAATCTCATAGATCTTGGGAGAtgcaatttttcatcatttgagAGCTCCAGTAGTCATAGTGTTTTCCATTGAAAATAGGAACTTGGTTTGTTGAATGGGTAAAGATGTCTCCTGATTTGGCATCCATGGAAATTtactgaaaagaggtttaagAGTGgggtgaagaaagaaaaatcaagtTCCAGATGAGCCTGCTCTAATACTAAAATTTGTTGGTAACTGATAACTCTGATAACTCTTTTACAGCAAGATGGTAACTGATAACTCTGAATTTAAAATTGACTAGACTTTTTGCTGCAGaatcaatctatatatatatatatatatatatatttaaaagctgaagcatagtatttattattactacgaTCCAATTGAGTCACATCAGTAGCTATGCCATTAtcttattttcattaataaaaattatattttatttccattctttttctaTTAGTCTTTTAACATTTTTGCAGTTTTCATTTCAACTTCCATAATACTTTTACAGTTTTCACTTCAACTTCCATAACACCTATGACTTTCTATCTCCACTATTTTAAACTTCCCATGTAAGCTCTTTAATGCCTCAAACTCTCCATCTCCTCCTTTATTGCCTCTTACTCTTCTCATTAAATCCAACCAGTTCATAATATTCAGTTGCCACTGCCCCTATAAAATCAGAGAGATAAATCgaatagaatatatataaactattagACGTCACGTCATCTATTTCTCTTAACCAGAAAGGGAATGGTTTTGGATTTAACTCTTGTAAGTATAAAGCTCCTTTCATAACTACAAGCCTATATTCTTAAATGGGGAAATTATTTTGTTCCTTCAAACCATATGGTATGTCAAGCGTATTTTATATATTGTagtgttatgtgtgtgtgtgtgtgtgttttgtctCTTTTACAATGAAATGCTGCCAAGAAAGTGGTTTGCTCTCTATTTCAATGGTGAAGGTAATCCAAATATTTGCAGTTctctactcaaaaaaaaaattgatgttctATATTTCCACGTGTTTGATAAAATGACTAAAagaaggatttaaaaaaaaaaaacaaagatggCTATGTTCAtgtatggaaaaagaaaaaagaagaatgaataTTTAAGAATACTATTATGTTAGTAAACTTCATTCATAAATGGGTGTGTTTCATTGGATTTATTGTAGCAATGACAATAGTAAAACGAAATTTAGGCAATGATAAGAGCCCAAAATTTTCACCAATCAGTtccaatgaaaagaaagaaaaaaaaaaaaaaccaatatttaataataataaaaaattcaaatattctagctggtttttttttttttttttttttttttttcattaccaCCTGGATTTTTGAAGTTGATATAAAGAACAATAATTTGCATAATGAATACTTCATATTAGGATGCATTGTaccaaaaaaatgacaagatatATAATATACTTATACTATAATTAATCTTCATTTTCATTACCACATCATCTTTGACAAAACTAAATAAACTATCTAAAAATTGTgattctaataataataataataataataataaatcaaagtCTTTTCTAAATGGGTTTACTGAATATAAAAGTCATCAAACGCTATAAGAATTGACTTTTTGTTTGCTGGCAATACAAAGATCTCACTCTATGAGTATATTCTCtattgttttaattactttaaaaGACAATAAATTAGGCTCCTCTATtttattagggaaaaaaaatacgcTTTAggtttctattattttttattaattattatcagCAAATCACAGTAatcattcaaataataattacattctctctctctctctctctctctctctctctctctctctctctctctctctctctctctctctctctctctctctatatatatatatatatataacacatgAATAAACCATAACAAGAGAGAAAAATTCAATTGCACAAAAATTTACACTAaggtttctcttcttttttatttttctactttttattgttattattcttAATATGTCAATTTGaattcattgtttttgtaaAAGCCATATTTACCCTACACTatatttaattatgaaatttttagcGTATGTcgtatatatatttgatagcTGATTTAAATGATTTCTtcacaaaattttgtttgaataatttgataaattatgttatatatttttgggtttttttatcattatatttATTAATGGTAGTTTCGTGACACGTGgtaagaattttcttttggtgATTCATAAAATGATccttaacaaatttttattacaaattttcttctttcaaatAATTAAGTTTAACCACAAAATAACCATTCATAATATTCCCACGCATTGCATGGGTCTACGACTAGTTTTAGTAAAACCCATGACAATGATTTCCTATGAGTTTCAAAATATCAagaatgactgaaatacccttgttaacatataaaatgactaaaattccctactaaaatttgaaaagtacctaaatatccttgaaacctcaaaataacttcaaaataGTTGAAATATCtataaaaccttaaaatttgaaaatgactaaaatagatttttaaatttccaaaattaatataaaaaagcacttaaaaatgaacaaaatagcACTAAGACACCAAAAATGTAAACATCCTTGACAGTGTCAAAAGACAGGGTAATCACATGTCACAAAGACGTCGTCACGAAGACAAGATAATCACACATTACACAGACGTCGTCACAAAGACGAGGTAATCACAAATATCATAGCACAAGGGCAACCCCACATCAAAAGCTCACAAGTTAAATGCATTCAAAATACATAGTTTACTTCCAAGTAGattcataaaatattcaatAATCAAATATCCGCAATATTCTCAAAGTCCTTAAAACCATTTcttatcaaaaatattttgcatcaattttccaaataataCTAGTTAAAGATAAAGTGTCTTTAATATTTTCGAATAATACCATGAATCCATGAAATCCACTATCAAAGGAATTCAAAGATGCTTATCTTTTCCATGCcaaatattcatgcatttccccatatgCAAATATTAAACATGATGCagttttcatatataatcatatatagtaGAGTCACAACACGACACTTTTTAGGAAAACAAAGTtccacaaataattttccaaaatgtgtttaatcCAAAATCAATGTCTCATGCAATATGattatgtttctaaaaaatccaattaagaAGCCATTTACTTTGGAAGACCAATCCAATTTTACCTCAATCGGGCATAACACAATCAACCGCCCAAATTACTAGGTCCATCACCAAGTATCTCAAAACCTAGAAATACAAGCATCAAGCCTattaaaaataaggcttatCACAAAGTTCGTCAACACAAATATCTCCACTTAATCGGAAATGATAGGCCAAGAacatattgaccccttgtgataaatgaaccaattaattagtcaagtgaattaattaagttaattaacatgcaatatgcgtgatagcacaaacaaatcaccaactaagttaaatgcaccagaaaataaagttggcatagtgatttgtttatgaatggggaaaacctccaaggcaaGAACCCTACTGGGTAAATTTAAattcaccactctcgagaatccactattatcataacaagtggttacaagtaaaggaatcccggtaccttataccaacctacagttgaacctttactccaatacacaattggacttgttctgtaatgacaatctctcctttcaatgcatggctctcagtatgtgactaactaatcgatgcacggatccaagcacgtgactaacacaccaacttgagaaggttgttggctgcaaagttctttagttcatcaacacgatgaagatcatgaaattcattagttacaaaaccctagtGGGTACAAACGCAGcagcttctttaagagaaagatgaattagggcatatgtctccagtcacaatatgcttgagtaaaacctttgcatcaagtttcatGATGTGTGacagcctttaaaataatccttatatatgtttagggttgtgagaaaagaaaatctaaacaCATACACACGGATATGTGTGAaatcaaatgtgaaaaactgattttcgtaattctcgatagataggttatctGTCGAGTAGCTGTCAAGTATCGAGCTAAAACTgtcttttaaacctcgatagctgtcgagctttaaaatacagcacttcttcacttgtttcttgaacaaatttgcatggctttaactcTTGACTTGAACAATATGTTTCTTGAAGACTTAAactatcctagatctaccaaattacaagtaaagtatgttttgtcaaaggattagccaattctaaatgacatatattcttaacatgattcacatatgtcctaaaaatctccccctttggcaatccgtgacaaaaccacaacaaacaaatgaacatatgagagaagtcataaatcactcaacttatactcacttgttgaatacaataaaatctaattcTAACactctcttgaaaaactttgcaaaaagagagttcatggcaagatagactttgacaacctgaatttctaaaatactttaaacaaaactcatcatggcatcttagtgtaaaatagaaataaaagattgcatacaatatatGAGAAACATGTGcataaagggagaaaagaaacaacacatggaaagataggtgaaagaatGTAATAAcaacatcaatatatatatatatatatatatatttatatcaataagagtacaaggtttgctatcacaaagtaagaataatgtatctaaaatagaaagaaaagaaaagatacaaaaagtcCTCATTACATCCCTCATAAACaaaaacactccccctatcaaAAATATCttctatactaactctccccctaagtacatgactactctcatacccaaaactacttcccctttttgtcatgaatgacaAAATGTAAGTCATTAAGAAGCAGTCATCTCCTCATCACCGGAAGAGCTAgcaccatcatcctcatcagcaTCACCATCATTGAAGCCATCATCATCGCCCTCAACCCCTGAAGCCTGTGGAGATAGAGATGGAGAAGCGGTGAAACCACCCATGACAGCTTGTCGTCGTGCAATACGACTAACACAGGTGTTCACCTAACATAACTCATCATGAGAGTgtcaaggtgagcatccatgcgctcaagctgtgccatgatggcctTAAGAGTCACACCATTCACAGAAGAAGGAGTTGAGATGGATGGAGCGAAAGAAGTCAGAGGAGTCGCCGTCTCGGTCCATGGCCGCTTTGGTCGAAGCTAGGCCTTGTTCCGTCTAACAGTTGCCACGTCAATGGTACACATGACAGAGAAATGAGGAGACTCGGGATAGGAGATAGAGAAGTGGCGAAGGATCCTCGTGATAGCAGAAGGAAAGACAAGCTTATTACGGGTCGCCGTATccttatagacatctataagggagaGTATGAAGTGAGAGGCAAAGTCTATGGTAAGCCTTTCCAGAGGGATAACAAAAAGCGAGCACGAGGCCCAGTAATCGAATTATAGTGAGACAAGAGATGTAaaacaaatgtcatcaccatattcTGGAACcttggaccttttgcaaaggCCAAGCATAAGGTGTTTTTATGAACACCCCATGATGAAGGCGTCTCACAGAATAAAGACTTGAGTTCGTCTTTAGACACAGTCTTAAGATGATGACAGCTGGGGTAATCAGGATGCACTACCCTTGGAACGTGTAGCACCTTGGATATAAGATCCAGAGTGACTACAATATGTGTACCTCAAACACGAGTGAAGTAATAAGGTACGGTGTAATCAAATCCAtgtatattggagtaaaactcttgtATGATCATGGAGGGACAAGTGACCGAGATGACACAAAAGGACTCCCAACCCCTACTGTTGATGACAATGGGAAGGTCAATATTGGAAAAATTCGAAAGGAcgacttggcgttccgaatgaatgcatcatcgagaaaagttctccaaaAAGTCCGTCTGggccttctcatcacggaaccgaatGTGAGAGGGGGTAGGATTAACAAGGGAAGAAGATGATGCCCTAGAGCGAAGAGGGTTCCAAGACAGAGTAGACTTGCTCTTCTTTGGTGCCATGAGCAGACTAAtcgaaagaaagaaagaaaaagagagagagacacaagCAGAAGAATACCAAAACAATTAATatcaaaaagaaggaaaagaatggtacgtatgcatgaaaaatgcatgaacatgtgacatgcaacaaaaaaaaaaattcatgggctcagcctaatccaatcctaccagcacacatgATTTCAACATAGAGAACACACATctataatgcatgaaacattgttaaaatgtaaatgtgatgcaatgcatgagcatataagatcatttaaacaaaacccaacccaaaaattttgcaaaaacctcatcaattttgaaaaaccccaaaatttttcaaaaacccaaaaacctaggtctatatgaatgaaatgcatgaagaaagaGTGAAAACAAGATCATACCAGAGAAAGGAAGATCACTCTAGGCCAAAAATCAATTGGGTTtgaggtttagagagagagaaattgttTGGGGAGCTGAAGAGTTAGATTCTATCAAGAGAGATcggagaaaatgagagaaaaaatcgCGTTGAGCTATATATAGAAAACACGattctcgatggatcgaaagGTATCAAGAGTTGTCGAGcactaaatctcgacagatgaaGTTGTCGAGGTGCTATCGAGAGCTATCCATAGCAAAGTGACCTTAATGGATCGAGAAGCAATCGAGCAGACATAAACTTTCTCGATGGATCCAGAATttgtcgagaagctattgagaCAAATTCCCAAAAACTTCGATGGATTGAGATTGTGTTAACTTCCATCGAGAAAGGAAGATCAAgaggctcgatagatagcttagcTGTCGAAAGGTATCAAGAAGTTGTCGAGATGAgcaaaaacagtttttcaaagaagaggaAAACACATAAATGAATGCAATCACGCATGCTattcaaccaaagatccaaacaacattttaatctctcaaaaacatctctcaacaaggaAAATGGCaagcatttagatccaaaacacacacacacacacacacacaaaataagtctaaccaattttatatttcaaaaatacgtcaagacagtttagtgagcatacactAACACATGTAtcccttgtgatggccaaatcacattgtattttcacatgtatcaaaagtagcaaagaattttgt
This genomic stretch from Quercus robur chromosome 4, dhQueRobu3.1, whole genome shotgun sequence harbors:
- the LOC126723503 gene encoding uncharacterized protein LOC126723503 encodes the protein MVNLIPEHLKKIWDAWNIRGVILLSLSLQTILILFAPFRKRTPKKLMILLIWSSYLLADWAASFAIGHIANSQIPKSGPKDKIESSLVGQIVSHFSGKGDVYSSSDGNADLLAFWAPFLLVHLGGPDTITAFALEDNELWLRHLFSLLIQVLVTVYVFLLTLPKNKVWIPTILMFLAGIIKYCERTRALFLASLDKFRESMLKAPDPGPNYAKLMEEYTSKKDAGLPIRIEMTPEPGKNSKPEDSTCENQNPDNLEELEVVKHAYNYFKTFKGLIVELIFSFRERNESREFFRKRTAEDALKIIDLELNFIYEALFTKVVVVHSLMGYIFRFISTFSVVTASGIFFKMNKDGFKKFDVIVSYTLLVGAICLDLISLFMLFSSNWTIAATDFNKPLGVLFKWSAQKYLELKKIRWSKSISEDSEDDDEVLATYKLFRRWSESVSSFKLISYCLRLCPHEIEKNLNLKQKALLYLRLIFECFWPCIEKIIDFLGTKEFVTQLMYVESHQFHKKLWKFIFEELKEKSGDAGDAETTKKICSARGAYVIRKGYQKIAENYIENVTFDESLLLWHVATELCYHTEEEDCRHDREVSKILSDYMIYLLVMQPTMMSAVAGVGQIRFRDTCAEAEKFFNRRGLNRKDVMRGCKEILDVNTKVKPVHVKGDRSKSVLFDACMLAKELKKLNKDKWKIMSKVWVEMLSYAATHCRAATHAQQVSKGGQLISFVWLLMAHFGLDDRFQINEGHARAKLIVGT